The following coding sequences are from one Lycium ferocissimum isolate CSIRO_LF1 chromosome 3, AGI_CSIRO_Lferr_CH_V1, whole genome shotgun sequence window:
- the LOC132050813 gene encoding peroxidase A2-like, which yields MFSSSSSFNFLAAVFSLLVVFSFFSKSNAQLNSDFYSCTCPNVSNIVRSVLQQALKSDARIGASLIRLHFHDCFVNGCDASILLDNNATAKIVSEKDAAPNANSLRGFNVVDKIKTAVENCCPGVVSCADILALAAEASVSLAGGPSWNVLVGRRDSKIANQAGANTSIPSPFEDINNITTKFSAVGLNITDLVALSGAHTFGRAECRVFSVRLYNFSGTGNPDPTLNKAYLAKLLKICPQNGSPTALANLDLTTPNKFDNNYFANLQNNKGLLQSDQELFSANGASAVSNIVNTFSTNKNAFFQSFVESMINMGNISPLTGTNGEIRSDCKRVN from the exons atgttttcttcttcttcttcttttaatttcttagcAGCAGTATTCTCTTTGCTTGTAGTTTTCAGCTTTTTCTCCAAATCAAATGCTCAGTTGAATTCTGATTTTTATTCATGTACATGTCCAAATGTTTCCAACATTGTCCGAAGTGTACTTCAGCAAGCTTTGAAATCTGATGCACGGATTGGTGCTAGCCTCATTCGACTTCATTTCCATGATTGTTTTGTTAAT GGATGTGATGCATCAATATTGTTGGATAATAATGCAACAGCCAAAATAGTGAGTGAGAAAGATGCAGCTCCAAATGCTAATTCCCTAAGAGGTTTCAATGTTGTTGACAAAATTAAGACTGCAGTTGAGAATTGTTGCCCTGGTGTTGTCTCTTGTGCTGACATTCTTGCACTTGCTGCTGAAGCCTCAGTTTCTCTG GCAGGTGGTCCTTCATGGAATGTGTTAGTGGGAAGAAGAGATAGCAAAATTGCAAATCAAGCCGGAGCTAATACTTCTATTCCTTCTCCTTTTGAAGACATAAACAACATTACTACAAAGTTTTCTGCCGTTGGGCTTAATATTACTGATTTAGTCGCTTTATCAG GTGCTCACACATTTGGACGTGCAGAATGTCGTGTATTCAGTGTGCGGCTTTACAATTTCAGTGGCACTGGAAATCCTGATCCCACATTAAACAAAGCTTACTTAGCCAAATTATTGAAAATATGTCCACAAAATGGAAGTCCAACTGCTTTGGCAAATCTTGATCTTACAACTCCAAATAAATTCGACAACAAttattttgcaaatttgcaGAATAACAAAGGTCTTTTGCAGTCAGATCAAGAGTTATTTTCAGCAAATGGTGCATCAGCAGTTTCCAATATTGTTAACACATTTAGCACTAACAAAAATGCCTTTTTTCAGAGCTTTGTGGAGTCAATGATTAATATGGGGAATATTAGTCCATTAACAGGGACTAATGGAGAAATTAGATCAGACTGTAAGAGAGTCAATTGA
- the LOC132049163 gene encoding uncharacterized protein LOC132049163, giving the protein MGDSIPNTMNLDLNLGPVESPTDDSEPVPASFPIDDMNLEDLLDGYRFREVVRQRRSRWRSALRNIPVPAEARNIAMEFIGRSEPQTSDVDVVPEERPTEVENTCDNNNGYLNDEILGKKEDNEKGNSEEGGSFFDCNICLDLSKEPVVTCCGHLFCWPCLYRWLHLHSDAKECPVCKGEVTMKNVIPIYGRGTGVRDPPEEDSNLKIPHRPQARRVESWRQTIQRTAFTIPMEEMIRRLGNRFDLSQLQQNNPEGSHELPERSSSLLNRILTSRGLRREQNPVIPSDDVVDLTQTSPTNSDVWESRRLSSLLLRRSNSHRAANYANIASAFGSGGRLVEPYFRGNTVERNQEQQPLPVDDRDSVSSIAAVIHSESQTVDTAAEIDSRVSLSTSSSRRRNDASRISDVDSGDSRAPRRRRLN; this is encoded by the coding sequence ATGGGGGATAGTATACCGAATACGATGAATCTTGATCTGAATTTGGGACCTGTTGAAAGTCCTACTGATGATTCTGAGCCTGTTCCTGCTTCATTTCCCATTGATGATATGAATTTAGAGGATTTGTTAGATGGTTATCGGTTTAGGGAAGTTGTTAGGCAAAGGAGGAGTAGATGGCGTTCAGCCTTGAGGAACATACCCGTCCCTGCAGAAGCGAGAAATATCGCGATGGAATTCATCGGTAGGAGTGAACCGCAAACAagtgatgttgatgttgttccCGAGGAGAGACCAACTGAGGTGGAAAATACATGCGATAACAATAACGGGTATTTGAATGATGAGATTCTGGGGAAAAAAGAAGACAATGAAAAAGGTAATAGTGAGGAAGGGGGAAGCTTTTTTGATTGCAATATATGCTTGGACTTGTCTAAAGAACCTGTTGTTACTTGTTGTGGTCACTTGTTTTGTTGGCCGTGTCTTTATCGTTGGCTACATCTCCATTCGGATGCGAAGGAATGCCCTGTTTGTAAAGGGGAAGTGACTATGAAGAATGTTATCCCAATTTATGGCCGGGGAACTGGTGTACGCGACCCACCTGAAGAGGATTCGAATCTGAAAATCCCTCATAGGCCTCAAGCAAGGCGTGTCGAGAGCTGGAGGCAAACTATTCAAAGGACAGCATTTACCATTCCTATGGAAGAAATGATTCGCCGTCTTGGAAACAGATTTGATTTGTCTCAGCTGCAGCAGAATAATCCGGAAGGTTCTCATGAATTACCCGAGCGAAGCAGCTCACTGCTCAACCGTATTCTTACTTCCAGGGGACTTCGCAGAGAACAGAATCCCGTGATTCCTTCTGATGACGTGGTTGACTTGACACAGACGAGTCCGACCAACTCGGACGTGTGGGAAAGTCGTCGTCTTTCCTCTTTATTACTCCGTAGATCGAATTCACATCGAGCTGCTAATTATGCCAATATTGCTTCTGCTTTTGGTTCTGGTGGTAGGCTGGTTGAACCATACTTCCGTGGTAATACTGTGGAGAGGAATCAGGAGCAGCAGCCTTTACCAGTTGATGATAGAGATTCAGTTTCGAGTATTGCTGCTGTTATACACTCAGAGAGTCAAACAGTGGATACTGCTGCTGAAATAGATTCTAGGGTTTCCCTTTCTACATCATCTTCCAGAAGAAGAAATGATGCTTCCAGAATTTCAGATGTGGATAGTGGAGATTCACGTGCACCTAGGAGGAGGCGGCTAAATTGA